From one Polynucleobacter sp. UK-FUSCHL-C3 genomic stretch:
- a CDS encoding haloacid dehalogenase type II, with translation MKPRVLAFDVFGTVVDWHGSITAEVASLIPEIDAISFTSSWRSGYKPAMARVRSGELGWTRIDDLHRIILDQVLKEFSIDRLTESQKRHLNLVWHRLHPWPDTVSGLTLLKQDHTIVTLSNGNLGLLANMAKKAGLPWDLILSAEVFRHYKPDPETYLGVCNIFDLEPNEVMLVASHKDDLQAAHACGLQTAFIERPLEFGPKQARNDLHRETWTDYHATDFLDLAKQLKTR, from the coding sequence ATGAAACCTAGAGTATTAGCTTTTGATGTATTTGGGACGGTTGTCGATTGGCATGGCTCGATTACTGCGGAGGTTGCTAGCCTTATCCCGGAGATTGATGCCATTTCATTTACCAGTAGCTGGCGCAGTGGTTATAAACCTGCCATGGCGAGAGTGCGCTCTGGGGAGTTGGGATGGACCCGAATTGATGATTTACACCGCATCATCCTCGACCAAGTTTTAAAAGAGTTCAGTATCGACAGGCTCACCGAATCTCAGAAAAGGCATTTGAATCTCGTATGGCACCGCTTGCATCCATGGCCCGATACCGTTTCTGGACTGACACTCTTAAAACAAGATCACACGATCGTGACCCTCTCCAATGGTAATTTAGGGCTCTTGGCAAATATGGCCAAGAAAGCGGGTTTACCTTGGGATCTGATCTTGTCAGCAGAGGTATTTCGTCACTACAAGCCCGATCCAGAAACCTATTTAGGGGTTTGCAATATCTTTGATCTAGAGCCCAACGAGGTGATGTTGGTTGCCTCTCACAAGGACGATCTCCAAGCTGCCCATGCCTGTGGTCTGCAAACAGCATTTATTGAGCGGCCGCTGGAGTTTGGTCCCAAGCAAGCCAGAAACGATCTGCATCGTGAGACCTGGACTGATTACCACGCTACCGATTTTCTGGATCTCGCCAAACAGCTAAAAACCCGATAA
- a CDS encoding heavy-metal-associated domain-containing protein, producing the protein MMANQMTVEIENLKCGGCENTIMKGLMSITGVAGVIVDHAQKAVVLEADANLRPQVVAKLLGMGYPEKGSVAGLDKGIATAKSFVSCAIGRIS; encoded by the coding sequence ATGATGGCAAACCAAATGACTGTGGAAATTGAGAACCTGAAGTGCGGTGGTTGTGAGAACACGATTATGAAGGGTTTGATGTCGATTACGGGAGTCGCTGGTGTAATTGTCGACCATGCTCAGAAAGCAGTAGTTCTGGAAGCTGATGCAAACTTACGCCCGCAGGTTGTGGCGAAGTTGTTGGGCATGGGCTATCCAGAAAAAGGATCAGTGGCCGGACTCGATAAAGGCATTGCGACTGCAAAATCGTTTGTGAGTTGTGCCATTGGTCGAATTAGTTAA
- a CDS encoding SemiSWEET transporter codes for MVLHVDIIGYLAACLTTFSFLVQAVKSWKTKDLSGISLGMYTMFASGVALWLAYGIAIDSMPLIVTNALTLAFALSILFMKIREVRK; via the coding sequence ATGGTGCTTCATGTTGACATCATTGGCTACTTAGCTGCCTGCCTAACGACATTCTCCTTTTTAGTTCAGGCAGTAAAGTCTTGGAAAACGAAGGACCTATCGGGCATTTCCTTGGGGATGTACACCATGTTTGCTAGCGGCGTAGCTTTGTGGCTAGCCTACGGCATTGCGATAGATAGCATGCCACTGATTGTGACCAATGCCTTAACCCTAGCGTTTGCCCTTAGTATTCTGTTCATGAAGATTCGGGAAGTACGGAAATAA
- the selD gene encoding selenide, water dikinase SelD has translation MVNSTTPIYNGRLTSLSHGGGCGCKIAPGILSDILKDSPFKTISQALLAGSENNEDAAVYQINDRQAIVATTDFFMPIVDDPFDFGRIAATNAISDVYAMGGQPLFALALLGMPIQVLPIETIQKITAGGESVCQLAGIPIAGGHSIDSVEPIYGLVVIGIVDPTNLKRNSGAQDGDCIIVSKPIGVGILSAGLKKERLSPSGYEQMIALTTQLNKPGVDLAKMTGVHALTDVTGFGLAGHLLEMGRGAHLRAELRWDQIPLVTEAVELAKADIYTGASTRNWQAYGHEINLSATMQEWQQNLITDPQTSGGLLISCAPQAEQEVIQLLQQSGFMQAKTIGRFTAGKGLGLV, from the coding sequence ATGGTGAATTCCACTACCCCTATCTATAACGGCCGACTAACATCCTTATCCCATGGTGGCGGTTGCGGTTGCAAGATCGCCCCCGGTATCTTGAGCGATATCTTGAAGGATTCTCCCTTTAAAACGATCTCACAAGCTTTATTGGCAGGCTCTGAAAATAATGAGGATGCGGCTGTCTATCAAATCAATGATCGGCAAGCGATTGTGGCAACCACTGATTTTTTCATGCCAATTGTGGATGATCCTTTCGACTTTGGACGGATTGCAGCAACTAATGCGATCTCTGATGTGTATGCCATGGGTGGGCAGCCATTGTTTGCACTTGCTCTCTTGGGAATGCCGATTCAAGTCCTACCGATAGAGACCATTCAAAAGATAACCGCAGGGGGTGAGTCTGTCTGTCAATTAGCTGGAATTCCGATTGCGGGCGGCCACTCGATTGATAGTGTGGAGCCAATCTATGGCCTAGTGGTCATTGGGATTGTTGATCCTACAAACTTAAAACGTAATAGCGGCGCGCAGGATGGCGATTGCATCATCGTCAGTAAACCAATAGGAGTTGGCATCCTTAGTGCAGGCTTAAAGAAAGAGCGTCTATCACCATCGGGGTACGAGCAAATGATTGCTCTCACCACCCAGCTTAATAAACCAGGGGTGGACTTAGCCAAGATGACTGGTGTTCATGCCTTAACCGATGTGACCGGTTTTGGGTTAGCAGGGCACTTACTTGAGATGGGCCGCGGTGCACATTTACGGGCCGAGCTTCGGTGGGATCAAATACCGCTTGTCACCGAGGCGGTAGAGCTTGCAAAGGCTGATATCTATACAGGCGCATCGACTCGTAATTGGCAAGCGTATGGTCATGAGATCAATCTGTCAGCCACCATGCAGGAATGGCAACAAAACCTCATTACAGATCCGCAAACGAGTGGGGGCTTGCTTATTTCTTGTGCTCCGCAGGCCGAGCAGGAAGTAATCCAACTTTTGCAGCAATCTGGCTTTATGCAGGCTAAAACCATTGGCCGATTTACTGCTGGCAAGGGCCTTGGCCTGGTCTAA
- a CDS encoding DUF393 domain-containing protein has protein sequence MRHALLPLTLFYDGACPLCQAEIIYLSSRNQQGLLRFVDINGPEYDPQVVGVSCEQALARMYGQMEGREAIHGVPVFAEAYRRANLPVLAWLFSQPLLRPIWNLSYRFFAKYRHTISGLIGPFFLRLAKRVSHSKSTSI, from the coding sequence ATGCGCCATGCGCTCTTACCCCTAACTCTTTTTTATGACGGCGCCTGTCCTTTGTGTCAGGCTGAGATTATTTATCTATCTTCCCGCAATCAGCAGGGATTGTTGCGCTTTGTGGATATCAATGGCCCAGAGTATGACCCCCAAGTAGTAGGCGTTAGTTGCGAACAAGCACTCGCACGGATGTATGGACAAATGGAAGGGCGGGAAGCGATTCATGGAGTACCCGTCTTTGCAGAAGCCTATCGTCGCGCTAACCTACCTGTATTGGCTTGGTTGTTCTCGCAACCTTTATTAAGACCGATCTGGAACCTCTCGTATCGATTCTTTGCAAAATATCGGCATACGATCTCCGGACTGATCGGACCATTCTTTCTGCGACTGGCAAAACGAGTAAGCCATTCAAAATCAACTTCAATTTAA
- a CDS encoding MOSC domain-containing protein: MMPRIETISAGLVAPLWVREDHELRSVMSGIKKSPISTLAKPCPIEITASGIASDEQADHLAHGGIEKALYAYPIEHYPHWTNYLSEAKKTAMDLPHGYFGENLTISGLLEDSVFVGDRWQMGGVECVVVKLRTPYYKFTARTGVSTVGKEMIRTARSGWYLRVLQLGSICPGDAITVIPGPRETSILEQNQALLKSQS, translated from the coding sequence ATGATGCCTCGTATTGAAACTATCTCAGCCGGTCTCGTCGCTCCACTTTGGGTCCGCGAGGATCATGAATTACGCTCAGTCATGTCGGGCATCAAGAAATCTCCTATCAGCACTCTTGCAAAGCCTTGTCCCATTGAAATTACCGCAAGTGGTATTGCAAGTGATGAGCAAGCTGATCATCTGGCCCATGGTGGTATTGAAAAAGCTCTATACGCCTACCCCATTGAGCACTATCCTCACTGGACTAATTATCTTAGCGAGGCTAAGAAGACCGCAATGGACCTCCCGCACGGCTATTTTGGTGAGAACCTCACAATTAGTGGCTTACTAGAAGATTCTGTATTTGTTGGTGATCGTTGGCAAATGGGTGGTGTTGAATGCGTGGTGGTGAAGTTAAGGACCCCCTACTATAAGTTCACTGCTCGAACAGGGGTTAGCACCGTTGGCAAAGAAATGATCCGCACTGCTCGAAGTGGTTGGTATCTTCGCGTCTTGCAACTTGGATCGATTTGTCCGGGTGATGCCATTACAGTGATTCCAGGACCTCGAGAAACGAGCATCTTAGAACAGAATCAGGCATTACTCAAAAGCCAATCCTAA
- a CDS encoding ChaN family lipoprotein encodes MNTIKRTYLIATLVFLLNGIVGSVAHSQTSAGKVDPQRPILDTRTQKTLSVAELIQKLDRVDYILLGEFHDNPSHHQLRGEFILRLNKPKQAVIVEYLLAGKEVRFTDSTQDSLHAAGFNSKAWPWSIYSPLFEQLRISQRPIFGSNLDRSISKAIFSGEPNPLPVQFKTDYQKSTLSGSAMSALEQDLIDGHCGKLPPTYLKPMMIVQRLTDISMAQALLERPSGILLAGNGHIRKDYGVPQVLKAIAPHRSVVNIAFIEDDGLDSKNLAKDRDRYDYVWLSKPIERKDPCADLHFSKPSK; translated from the coding sequence ATGAATACCATTAAGAGAACCTATTTAATAGCTACGCTGGTATTTTTACTCAACGGCATAGTTGGTTCTGTTGCGCACAGTCAGACATCGGCTGGCAAAGTAGATCCTCAGCGTCCTATCCTAGATACTCGAACACAGAAGACTCTCTCAGTGGCGGAATTGATTCAGAAACTGGATCGAGTGGATTACATATTGCTGGGAGAGTTTCATGACAACCCCAGTCATCACCAATTACGCGGTGAGTTCATTCTGCGACTTAACAAACCTAAGCAAGCGGTGATTGTGGAATATCTACTTGCCGGTAAAGAAGTTCGGTTTACAGATTCCACCCAAGACTCTCTGCATGCAGCCGGCTTTAACAGTAAGGCTTGGCCCTGGTCAATCTACAGCCCTCTTTTTGAGCAATTACGTATTAGTCAACGACCAATCTTTGGAAGCAATCTAGATCGCTCGATTTCGAAGGCCATTTTCTCAGGAGAGCCTAATCCGCTTCCTGTGCAGTTCAAGACCGACTACCAAAAAAGCACGTTATCCGGATCAGCAATGTCTGCACTGGAGCAAGATCTCATTGATGGCCACTGTGGCAAATTACCGCCCACCTATTTAAAACCCATGATGATCGTTCAGCGCTTAACGGATATTTCGATGGCACAGGCTTTACTCGAGCGCCCCTCTGGAATTCTTTTGGCTGGCAATGGGCATATTCGTAAGGATTACGGAGTGCCCCAGGTTCTCAAGGCGATTGCTCCTCATCGATCGGTGGTCAATATTGCCTTTATAGAAGATGATGGTCTTGACTCAAAGAATCTTGCCAAGGATCGAGATCGCTATGATTACGTTTGGCTAAGCAAGCCCATTGAGCGCAAGGATCCCTGTGCAGATCTACATTTTAGTAAGCCCAGTAAATGA
- a CDS encoding cryptochrome/photolyase family protein — MPKPTSTRHLIVVLGDQLNADSSAFTGFDPKRDCVWMAEVHQESTHIWSSKQRIALFISAMRHFAKQLEEAKVPLHYSALEDSDNTQSLDGELLRAIKTLRPQTLIMTAPGDWRVLEKIKGVAKQTNTPIEIREDEYFFSTVRDFAQHRKGRKQIRLEYWYRELRKKHTILMEGDQPVGGEWNYDHDNRSAFSKAGPPPIPAPLRFKPDAISSAVIQLVNQRFADHPGELAPTSEGFGWPVKRADALLVLADFMKNRLPLYGQFQDAMWTNETWLFHAHIASSLNLKLLSAQEVVAAAQIEFTKGRAPITAVEGFIRQILGWREYVRGIYWTQMPSYLEQNALNASAPLPAFFWDGKTTMQCLQQTITQSLSTGYAHHIQRLMVTGLYTLLLGVNPKEVHAWYLSMYVDAVEWVELPNVIGMSQFADGGLMASKPYIATGKYIDRMSNYCKTCIYKPDQSHGKDACPMTTLYWDFLMRHESSMSKNPRMVLQVRNLNRMTDETKQAIQSQAKQHRTALIS, encoded by the coding sequence ATGCCTAAGCCCACCTCTACCCGCCACCTGATTGTGGTGCTTGGCGACCAACTCAATGCAGATTCCAGCGCCTTTACTGGCTTTGATCCCAAGCGTGATTGCGTTTGGATGGCCGAGGTTCATCAGGAATCTACGCATATTTGGTCCTCCAAGCAGCGGATTGCACTATTTATTAGTGCCATGCGGCATTTTGCTAAACAACTGGAGGAGGCTAAGGTCCCCTTGCACTACAGCGCCTTGGAAGATTCTGACAACACTCAATCGCTTGACGGTGAGTTACTTCGTGCCATCAAGACCCTCAGACCACAAACTCTCATCATGACCGCTCCTGGTGACTGGCGCGTACTTGAGAAGATTAAAGGCGTTGCCAAACAGACGAACACACCGATAGAGATTCGGGAGGATGAGTATTTCTTTTCCACCGTTCGTGACTTTGCCCAACATCGCAAAGGCCGTAAGCAAATCCGCCTAGAGTATTGGTATCGGGAGTTGCGTAAGAAACATACCATCTTGATGGAGGGCGATCAACCCGTTGGCGGCGAATGGAACTACGACCACGATAATCGTAGCGCCTTTAGTAAAGCAGGTCCTCCACCCATCCCCGCACCACTTCGATTTAAACCCGATGCAATCAGCAGCGCAGTTATTCAGTTAGTAAACCAACGCTTTGCTGATCATCCTGGAGAACTAGCACCCACCAGCGAAGGATTTGGGTGGCCTGTAAAGCGTGCTGATGCACTCTTAGTGCTCGCTGATTTTATGAAGAATCGTTTGCCACTGTATGGTCAGTTTCAAGATGCGATGTGGACTAACGAAACGTGGTTATTTCATGCGCATATTGCTAGCTCCCTCAATCTGAAGTTGCTCTCTGCCCAAGAGGTGGTTGCTGCAGCCCAAATAGAGTTCACAAAGGGCCGGGCTCCGATCACGGCAGTAGAGGGCTTCATTCGACAAATATTAGGTTGGCGTGAATACGTCCGCGGTATTTATTGGACCCAGATGCCTAGCTATCTTGAGCAAAATGCACTCAATGCAAGCGCCCCACTTCCAGCATTCTTTTGGGATGGCAAGACTACGATGCAATGCCTGCAACAAACCATTACACAAAGTTTGAGTACAGGATACGCACACCATATCCAGCGCTTAATGGTCACTGGTTTGTACACCCTTCTACTAGGGGTCAATCCCAAAGAGGTACATGCTTGGTATTTAAGTATGTATGTCGATGCTGTCGAGTGGGTTGAACTTCCAAACGTCATCGGTATGAGTCAATTTGCAGATGGCGGTCTCATGGCCAGTAAGCCCTATATCGCAACCGGTAAGTACATTGATCGCATGAGTAATTACTGCAAGACCTGTATTTACAAGCCTGATCAATCCCATGGCAAGGATGCCTGTCCAATGACGACCCTCTATTGGGATTTTTTGATGCGTCATGAGTCAAGCATGAGCAAGAACCCCCGCATGGTATTACAAGTACGTAATCTCAACCGTATGACCGATGAGACAAAGCAAGCAATCCAGTCTCAAGCCAAACAACACCGCACGGCATTAATAAGCTAG
- a CDS encoding (2Fe-2S)-binding protein — MAKLTINGKVRTVDVDPNTPLLWAIREQVGLTGTKYGCGIAQCGSCTVLLDGAAIRSCALPVSAAEGKKIETVESLSVGGKLNKLQQAWVDKQAPQCGYCQTGMIMAATALLRKNPKPSDADIDAAVTNICRCGTFQEVRAAIHAAAKA, encoded by the coding sequence ATGGCAAAGTTGACCATCAATGGAAAAGTACGAACTGTAGATGTAGATCCAAATACCCCCTTACTTTGGGCGATTCGTGAGCAAGTTGGCTTAACAGGTACTAAATACGGTTGCGGTATTGCGCAATGTGGCTCCTGCACAGTATTGCTCGATGGAGCAGCAATTCGTTCATGTGCTTTGCCAGTCAGCGCAGCTGAGGGTAAGAAAATTGAAACCGTTGAGAGCCTCTCCGTTGGTGGCAAATTAAATAAATTACAGCAAGCATGGGTTGATAAACAGGCACCGCAATGCGGCTACTGCCAAACCGGCATGATTATGGCTGCTACTGCCTTGCTCAGAAAAAATCCCAAGCCCAGCGATGCCGATATTGATGCTGCCGTGACCAATATCTGCCGTTGTGGAACCTTCCAAGAAGTGCGTGCCGCAATCCATGCAGCAGCGAAGGCATAA
- a CDS encoding molybdopterin cofactor-binding domain-containing protein produces MNARVPNLSRRQFIVGTSAITTGLAIGLEFPGVIGTAHAQAADKASAPEIGVWVVIQPNDTVVIRVVRSEMGQGTITGLAQLVAEELECDWKKITIDYPTPGESLKRKGVWGSFSTGGSRGIRTSEDYVRKGGAAARIMLVQAAANQWGVPAVECLAVNSIITHQASGRSVSFGKVAAAAAKLPVPDAKGIELKDPKRWKVIGKPMDRLDSLADKVTGKQVYAIDLKMPGMLNATIKDSPVFGGKLKSFDASKVAGMKGVKKVVQVGDSAVAVIADTFWQAKTAMDRLPIVWDEGPNANVQQADILKRLEEGLKAEQTFVGNANGDYKKVAADSSKTIEAQFFYPFLNHAPMEPMNATAVWTPDSCRAWVPTQDGEASLAAVIAASGLTADKCDVIKVNLGGGFGRRGAFQDYTTQVVNIAKQMPGTPIKLIWTREEDMTQGRYHPIMMCKMSASFDSKKNLTGVHMRLSGQSILTSVRPAVVAQNKGMDPLVFQGVAKGGEHGISYDFPNLMIDHAMRNTHVPPGFWRGVNINQNAVFMECFMDELAEYAGVDPVEFRRKYSANYPRNLAVLNAVADRIGWTKPAPAGVFRGIAQQKSFGSFVAAACELSVTDGNKVKIHRIVAATDPGYAVNPAQIERQVSGSFVYGLSALFEEECTVKNGRIEQTNFDTFGSIRLKQMPKVETIIIQGGGKEWGGIGEPTISVAAPAVLNAFYRATGKRIRTVPLKNSGITLV; encoded by the coding sequence ATGAATGCACGCGTACCTAATTTATCCCGTCGCCAATTTATTGTTGGCACATCTGCAATTACAACGGGCTTAGCCATTGGTCTAGAGTTTCCCGGCGTCATTGGAACTGCTCATGCACAAGCTGCTGATAAAGCCAGCGCCCCTGAGATTGGTGTTTGGGTTGTAATTCAGCCAAACGACACCGTTGTGATTCGGGTTGTTCGCTCCGAGATGGGCCAGGGCACTATTACTGGCTTAGCCCAATTGGTTGCTGAAGAGCTAGAGTGTGATTGGAAAAAAATTACCATCGATTACCCAACACCAGGTGAGAGCCTAAAACGCAAGGGTGTTTGGGGATCATTCTCCACCGGCGGTAGCCGCGGTATTCGTACCTCAGAAGACTATGTGCGCAAGGGCGGTGCGGCTGCCCGTATCATGTTGGTTCAGGCTGCTGCTAATCAGTGGGGTGTTCCTGCAGTCGAATGCTTGGCAGTCAATAGCATCATTACACATCAGGCTAGTGGTCGCTCCGTTAGCTTTGGCAAGGTTGCAGCCGCAGCTGCTAAGTTACCCGTACCCGATGCAAAGGGTATTGAACTAAAAGATCCGAAGCGTTGGAAGGTGATCGGTAAGCCGATGGATCGCTTGGATAGTTTGGCTGATAAGGTCACCGGTAAGCAGGTCTATGCGATCGACCTCAAGATGCCCGGCATGCTGAACGCAACCATTAAGGACAGCCCCGTATTTGGTGGCAAGCTCAAAAGCTTTGATGCTAGCAAAGTAGCTGGCATGAAGGGTGTCAAAAAGGTTGTGCAGGTTGGTGATTCAGCGGTTGCCGTGATTGCTGACACATTTTGGCAAGCAAAAACAGCGATGGATCGTTTGCCAATCGTATGGGATGAAGGTCCTAATGCAAATGTGCAACAAGCCGATATTCTGAAGCGTTTAGAAGAAGGCTTAAAAGCAGAGCAAACCTTTGTAGGTAATGCGAACGGTGATTACAAGAAGGTCGCTGCAGACTCTTCTAAAACGATTGAAGCGCAGTTCTTCTATCCGTTCTTAAACCATGCACCAATGGAGCCAATGAACGCAACAGCGGTATGGACCCCAGACAGTTGCCGTGCTTGGGTACCAACTCAAGACGGTGAAGCCTCTTTGGCCGCGGTGATTGCTGCCTCGGGCTTAACCGCTGATAAGTGTGATGTCATTAAGGTAAATCTAGGCGGTGGCTTTGGTCGTCGCGGTGCTTTCCAGGACTACACCACCCAGGTGGTCAATATCGCCAAGCAAATGCCAGGCACACCGATCAAGTTGATTTGGACTCGTGAAGAAGATATGACCCAAGGTCGCTATCATCCCATCATGATGTGCAAAATGAGCGCTAGCTTTGATAGCAAGAAAAACCTGACGGGTGTTCATATGCGTTTATCGGGTCAATCGATCTTGACCTCCGTGCGCCCTGCAGTGGTTGCGCAAAACAAGGGTATGGACCCATTGGTATTCCAAGGCGTTGCGAAGGGCGGCGAGCATGGTATTAGCTATGACTTCCCGAACCTGATGATCGATCACGCGATGCGCAATACGCACGTACCTCCAGGATTTTGGCGGGGCGTGAACATTAACCAAAATGCGGTGTTCATGGAATGCTTTATGGATGAGTTGGCAGAATACGCTGGAGTCGATCCAGTCGAGTTCCGTCGCAAGTACTCTGCGAACTATCCACGTAATCTAGCGGTGCTTAATGCAGTAGCCGATCGGATTGGTTGGACCAAGCCAGCACCCGCCGGGGTATTCCGTGGGATTGCACAGCAAAAATCCTTTGGTAGTTTCGTAGCTGCTGCCTGTGAGCTATCGGTCACCGATGGCAACAAGGTCAAGATTCATCGCATCGTTGCAGCAACCGATCCTGGATACGCAGTTAATCCTGCCCAAATTGAGCGTCAAGTCTCCGGCTCGTTTGTATATGGCTTATCTGCCTTATTCGAGGAAGAGTGCACGGTCAAGAATGGTCGGATTGAGCAGACCAACTTCGATACCTTTGGATCGATTCGCTTAAAACAGATGCCTAAAGTAGAGACCATCATTATTCAGGGTGGTGGCAAGGAGTGGGGCGGTATTGGTGAACCTACTATTTCAGTAGCGGCACCTGCCGTTTTAAACGCCTTTTACCGAGCAACGGGTAAGCGGATCCGCACAGTACCTCTAAAGAACAGCGGTATTACGCTCGTCTAA
- the soxX gene encoding sulfur oxidation c-type cytochrome SoxX: MRFGIALAISALLALPTSSQAQIIWDGDAIPNSLSGKPGDPIKGRTLVTSRQTGLCILCHAGPFPEERFQGNLAPELKLSVANLSAAQLRARLVDPSKTSANTIMPSYFRIDHLQRVAPQFAGKTVLSAQEIEDVIAYLLTIKTP, encoded by the coding sequence ATGCGGTTTGGGATTGCGCTAGCGATTAGTGCGCTGCTAGCGCTTCCCACAAGCTCTCAGGCGCAAATCATTTGGGATGGCGATGCCATCCCAAATTCATTAAGCGGTAAACCTGGAGACCCCATCAAGGGCCGCACACTTGTGACCAGTCGGCAGACCGGCTTATGCATCTTGTGCCATGCCGGCCCGTTTCCAGAAGAACGTTTTCAAGGTAACTTAGCCCCAGAGTTAAAACTCAGCGTTGCTAATCTATCGGCCGCACAACTGCGCGCTCGCTTAGTAGACCCTTCTAAAACCAGTGCCAACACGATCATGCCTTCCTACTTTAGAATCGATCATCTCCAGCGCGTTGCCCCTCAATTTGCTGGTAAGACCGTATTGAGTGCCCAAGAAATTGAAGATGTCATTGCCTATTTGTTAACCATCAAAACACCATGA
- a CDS encoding SoxY-related AACIE arm protein, protein MNQRRVFITSLTALTLSPWQSASATPSDAMQAMKAIVGNRPVNTGRIYFELPPLVENGNLVAIKFSVQSPMTQNDYVKAIHIIAEANPLPNVVSCYFTPLSGKAEASTRIRLADSQKVWALAQMSDGSFWRTSVDTVVTLSACTEMI, encoded by the coding sequence ATGAACCAGCGTCGTGTATTTATTACCTCATTGACTGCGCTTACATTAAGCCCATGGCAGAGCGCTAGCGCGACCCCAAGCGATGCAATGCAAGCGATGAAAGCGATTGTCGGCAATCGTCCTGTAAACACGGGGCGTATCTATTTTGAGTTACCGCCCCTTGTCGAGAACGGTAATTTAGTGGCGATTAAGTTTTCTGTACAAAGCCCAATGACGCAAAACGATTACGTAAAAGCCATACACATCATCGCCGAGGCTAATCCATTACCAAACGTGGTGAGTTGTTATTTCACACCCCTATCGGGTAAGGCGGAAGCAAGCACGCGGATTCGTTTGGCTGACTCCCAAAAGGTATGGGCTTTGGCACAAATGAGCGATGGCTCATTTTGGCGCACCAGCGTTGATACGGTGGTAACTCTCTCTGCCTGTACGGAGATGATATGA
- the soxZ gene encoding thiosulfate oxidation carrier complex protein SoxZ, whose amino-acid sequence MSRSSRAVVTLPKTAKRGEVFSIRAIVQHEMESGFRHTEQGVRVPRDIIREFVCTYNGKEVFKADLHPGVGSNPLFIFYAKADQSGTLEFKWTGDSDYLTIVKQAITVL is encoded by the coding sequence ATGAGTCGTTCCTCTCGAGCAGTCGTTACGCTTCCCAAAACAGCAAAACGGGGTGAGGTATTTTCAATCCGCGCCATTGTGCAGCATGAGATGGAGTCGGGCTTTCGGCATACCGAGCAGGGTGTTCGCGTGCCCCGCGACATTATTCGGGAGTTTGTTTGTACCTATAACGGCAAAGAAGTATTTAAGGCTGACCTTCATCCGGGCGTCGGTTCGAACCCACTCTTTATTTTCTATGCCAAAGCAGACCAATCCGGAACTCTCGAGTTTAAGTGGACGGGCGATAGCGATTACCTCACGATCGTAAAACAGGCCATTACTGTTTTATGA
- the soxA gene encoding sulfur oxidation c-type cytochrome SoxA — protein MRLLGQCALLGLLLTSTPFLQADSRVSAYALMSPTNQAMQNDMSLNPAMFWIMDGEALWIDRNNPSSKACGDCHSDVKQSMKGISATFPKRVQGKLLNLEGQINQCRTTRQQSPTFAYESKPLLALSTLIAYQSRGLRIAASKDSAIDADFQKGKTLYFQRMGQLNLSCAQCHDDRAGLKLAGSVIPQAHPTGYPIYRLEWQNVGSLQRRLRNCMSGVRAEQYPYGSVELAQIELYLMRRANGMRIESPAIRP, from the coding sequence ATGAGATTGCTAGGGCAATGTGCCTTATTGGGTTTATTGCTGACAAGCACACCTTTCTTACAGGCTGATTCTAGGGTATCAGCTTATGCATTGATGTCGCCCACTAATCAGGCGATGCAAAATGATATGAGCTTAAATCCAGCCATGTTTTGGATCATGGACGGCGAGGCTCTTTGGATCGATCGTAATAATCCCAGTAGTAAAGCCTGCGGTGATTGTCATAGTGATGTGAAGCAATCCATGAAAGGTATCTCTGCCACCTTTCCAAAACGGGTTCAAGGTAAATTACTCAATCTGGAAGGGCAAATTAATCAATGCCGTACCACTCGCCAACAATCACCCACTTTTGCGTATGAGTCTAAGCCATTACTAGCGCTAAGCACTCTAATTGCCTATCAATCCAGAGGCTTGCGTATTGCTGCTTCGAAAGATTCTGCAATAGATGCTGATTTTCAAAAAGGTAAAACTCTTTATTTTCAGAGAATGGGGCAGCTAAATCTATCGTGTGCGCAGTGCCACGATGACAGAGCAGGCTTAAAGCTGGCGGGTAGCGTTATTCCCCAGGCGCATCCTACTGGGTATCCGATCTATCGTTTGGAGTGGCAGAACGTCGGCTCCTTACAGCGTAGGTTACGTAATTGTATGTCGGGAGTGCGGGCAGAACAATATCCTTATGGTTCTGTGGAGCTTGCCCAAATCGAGCTTTATCTAATGCGTCGTGCAAATGGTATGCGGATTGAAAGCCCAGCAATCAGACCTTAG